The DNA segment CCACCCGGTGACCTCGACGGATGCGTACACGCACGCGTGGACCTACTACAAGCCGCACGCCCCGGACCTCGATCTGCTCGCGGTGAACTCCTACGGCGCGATCGACACGGTGAAACGGGACTGGATCGCCGGCGGTCACACGAAGCCGTACATCCTCACCGAGGGCGGACCGGCGGGGGAGTGGGAGGTCCCGAACGACGTCAACGGGGTGCCGGCCGAACCGTCGGACGCGGCCAAGAAGTCCGGATACACCTACGCGTGGAACGCGATCACCGGCCACCCCGGCGTCGCACTGGGAGCGACCCTCTTCCACTACGGGCTGGAGAACGACTTCGGCGGCGTCTGGCTCAACACCACGACGGGCGGCTGGCGGCGGCTCGGCTACCACGCGGTCCGTCAGGCCTACACCGGGCAGAGCGCGCCGAACACCCCGCCGGAGATCAGCGCGATGACGGTGAGCACTCCGACGAGCGTGCCGGCCGGCGGAACGTTCACGGTCACCGTGTCCGCTAACGATCCTCAAGGCGATCTCCTGCGCTACAACCTGATGGCCGGCGACAAACACATCACCGGCAATCGCGGGCTCAGCCACCTGACCTTCGAGAAGACAGGATCAGGAACCTTCTCGGTACGGGCCCCGGAAGCGCTCGGGGTCTGGAAGGTCTACGTCTACGCCTACGACGGTCACGGCAACGTCGGCATCGAGCAGCGCTCGTTCCGGGTCGTCCCGCCGGCCGTCCCCGGCACGGATCTGTCCCGCGGCAGGCCGGTGACCGCTTCGAGTCACCAGCCGACCGGCACCAACGGGCCGCAGCTGCCGGCGTACGCGGTCGACGGCGACTACGGCACCCGGTGGGCCAGCGAGTGGGTGGACGCGGCGTGGCTGCAGGTCGACCTCGGCTCGGTCCAGTCGTTCAACCGGGTGCGGCTGGCGTGGGAGGCCGCGTACGCGACCGCCTACACGATCCAGGTGTCCGACGACGGCGTAAATTTCCGGACAATTCACACGGTGGCCGGTGCCGACGGTGGGTTCGATGAGCTCGCCGTCAGTGGCACCGGGCGATATGTCCGGGTGAACGGCACGGCCCGGGCGACCACCTACGGCTACTCGCTGTGGGAGTTCGGCGTCTACCGGGCCTGAGAAAGACATCGATGGCGCTCGCAGGTTCCGGAACCTGCGAGCGCCATCGGCGTACCACCCGGCGTTGAGCTGCGTCGATGCGCTGAGGAAGCGCTTCCCCGATGTTTCCGGTGCATTGACAGCCTTTTACGTCCCGTTCACAGTGTCGTCCAAGAGAGCGCTTTCACACGGAAGCGAATCCCCCGAGGAGTCCCCGCCATGAAACGACGCCTGTTATCCGCCGCCGCTCTCGGCGGCCTGCTCACCGCGTTCCTGGCCGTCCCAGCCGCCTCCGCGGAAGGGCTCACGGCAGCCGGAAGGTCCACGGCCGCCGGAGGGCTCACGGCCGCCGGAGGGCTCACGGCCGCCGGAGGGCTCACGGCCGCGCAAAGGCTCGCGGCCGCCGAAGTCCTCGTCTCGCAGAACAAGCCGGCCACCGCCTCGTCCAGCGAATGGGCCGGAACCCCCGCCGCGTCCGGCGTCGACGGCGACAACGGCACACGGTGGTCCAGCGCGTTCGCGGCGACGCAGTGGTTCCAGGTCGATCTGGGTGCGTCCACCGCGGTGAGCCGGGTCGCGATCAACTGGGAGGCGGCGTACGCGAAGGCCTTCCAGATCCAGCTCTCCACCAACGGCAGCACGTGGACGACGGCATACTCCACGACGACGGGCGCCGGTGGTCAGCAGAGCATCCCGGTCACCGGTACGGCACGATATATCCGGATCAATCTGTCGCAGCGGGCGCTCGAAGCCTACGGCTACTCCTTCTGGGAGTTCCAGGTCTACGCCGGCGAGCAGACGAACCCGACGAGTGGCCTGCTCAGCTACGGCAAACCGGCACGAGCCTCGACCGAGCAGAACGACCCCCAGTGCAACCCCTGCACGGCGGACAAGGCGTTCGACAACGACCCGGCCAGCCGCTGGGCCACCAACCCGACCGGCGGCTGGACCGATCCGGGCTGGATCCAGGTGGACCTCGGCGCCACCGCACAGATCAGCCAGGTCGTGCTGCAGTGGGACCCGGCGTACGCCCGGTCGTACCAGATCCAGGTGTCGGCGGACGCCGCGAACTGGTCCACGATCTACTCGACGACCACCGGTGACGGCCTCAAGGACGTCATCAACGCGACCGGCGCCGGCCGCTACGTGCGGATGTACGGCACCGCCCGATCCAGCGCCTACGGATACTCGCTCTGGGAGTTCAGCGTCTACGGCACCGGCGGCAACCCGACCGCGCCGCCCGCGAAGCCGGCCGACCCGGTCTTCCCGGCGACCCGGCTGGTCTTCGCCGACGAGTTCAACGGCGCGGCCGGCAGCAAGCCGGACACCAGCAAGTGGACGTACGACCCCGGGTTCCCGCAGAACGGCGAGGTGCAGTACTACACGCCGGACAGCCAGAACGCGTCGATGAACGGCACCGGCGCCCTGGTGATCGAGGCGCGCAAGGAGGCGTCGAACGGCCGCGACTACACCTCGCACCGGATGAACACGAGCAACAAGTTCTCCGTCCAGTACGGGCGGATCGAGGCCCGGGTCAAGGTGCCGAAGGGCAACGGTCTGTGGCCGGCGTTCTGGCTGATGGGCGACGACTTCCTGCAGGGCCGGCCGTGGCCGTACAACGGCGAGATCGACATCATGGAGGTCCTCGGCCGCAACACCGCTGAGGCGTACTCGACGCTGCACGCCCCGGCCTACAACGGCGCCGGCGGCTACGGCCAGAAGTACGCGACCGCCGACCTCTCCCAGGACTTCCACACCTGGGCCGCCGAGTGGGACAGCAAGGGCATCCGGTTCTTCCTCGACGGCAACCTGGTCTTCACCGCGAACAAGGAGACCGTGGAGAACACCCGTGGTCCGTGGATCTTCGACCACAAGTTCTACCTGATCCTGAACCTGGCCGTCGGCGGCGACTTCCCCGGCCCGATCGACGCGACCACACCCTTCCCGTCCCGCATGCTCGTCGACTACGTGAGGGTCTACCAATGAGACGTCTTCTGGCCGTCATCGTCGGCCTCTTCGTGATCGCTCTGCCCGGCGAGGCCAGCGCCGCCGACCCGCTGATCTCCCAGGGCAAGGCGGCGACCGCGTCCTCGACCGAGTCCGCTGCCTTCCCGGCGTCGAACGCCGTCGACGGCGATGCCGGAACCCGCTGGTCGAGCGCCTTCAGTGATCCCCAGTGGCTCCAGGTCGACCTCGGCTCCAGCGCGGCGATCTCGTCGGTCGTGATCGACTGGGAAGCGGCGTACGCCCGTACCTATGCGGTGAAAGCCTCCGCCGACGGACAGAGCTGGACCACCCTCTATTCCACCGCCGCCGGAGCCGGGGGCAGGCAGGCGCTCACCGTCAGCGGGACCGGCCGCTACGTGCGCGTCGAGAGCACGGTCCGGGCGACGCAGTGGGGGATTTCGATCAAGGAGCTTCAGGTGTACGGGGTGACGGCCGCCCCGCCGAACGTCGTCCGTGTCGCGGAGTTCCTGGCGGACTGCCCGTTCAGCCACCGGCTGCCGGACGACCCGATCATCTTCCCCGGGCTGCCCGGCGCCTCGCACATGCACAGCTTCTTCGGCAGCACCGTCACGAACGCCCACTCGACGGTCGACACGCTGCTCAACGCGAACAGCAACTGCAACCCGTCGATCGACAAGTCGTCGTACTGGATCCCGACGCTCTACCGGGACGACGCGCCCGTCGAACCGGTGACCGGCATCTTCTACTACCTCGGTGAGGGCGTGCGCGACGACCTGATCGCGCAGACCCAGCCGCTGCCGCTCGGGCTGCGGATCGTCGCCGGCAACGCGAAGGCCACCGGACCCGCCGACAACACGATCGCACGGTGGTCCTGCCTGCACGCCGGGCACGTCGGGTCGTCGCCGGACTTCGTGAACTGCCCGGCCGGATCGATGTTGGAGTCGTACCTCGACTTCCCGCACTGCTGGGACGGCCGCAACCTGGACTCGGCCGATCACAAGAGCCACATGGCGTACCCGGTGAACAACGCCTGCCCGGCCACCCACCCGGTGGTCGTGCCGAAGTTGCGGCAGGTCATGCGGTACCCGGTCACCGGTGATCCGGCCCGGCTGCGGCTGGCGTCCGGTGCCGGCTACACGATGCACGGCGACTTCTTCAACGCCTGGCCGGTCGCGGAGATGGCCCGCCGGGTGAACGACTGCATCCGCCCGATCATCAAATGCGGGGTGGACGGCAGGCCGTGATGATCGCGGCCCCTACCCGGAGGGGCCGCGATACCATCCTTACCGGTGCAAAGCGGTCTACTGAAGCTCCTCGGAACCGGACCGCGTGAAGCGGCCCGGCAGGCCGCCGTGCTGCTCACCGTCGCCGGACTGCTGGCCCTGCTGGGCATCGTCAACGATCGGTCGCACGCCGACCGGCTGGTGACCGTCGCCCTGTGCGACGCCCTGCTGGCGATCATCGGGTTCACGCTGCCGTGGAACCGCATGCGCCCGTGGTCGCCGGCACTGCTCGGTCTCGCCGCGTTCGCCGTCCTCGGCCTCTCCACCTGGTCGTTCGGCGGGGTCTCGACCGGGACCGGACCGTTCCTGGTGCTGGTGTACTCCTGGGCGGCCCTGCACTTCCCGCGCTGGATCCTGCTGCTCTACCTCGCGCCGGCCACCGTCGCGTTCATGCTCCCGCTGATCCTCACCGGTCAGCCGCAGGCGGTCGTGGGCAGCGCGGTGATCCTCATCCCGGTCGCGCTGGCGGTGGCGCTGCTCATCGAGGCGCAGGCCCGGCACCTGCGGGACGACCGGGCGCGGCTGGCGCGGATCGAGGAGTGGCGGGCCGGGATGGTCAGCACGCTGGCTCATGACGTACGGGCGCCGCTCAGCACCGTTCGAGGCGTCCTCGAGGAGCTGCAGGACTCCTGCTCCGGGGTGGAGCGCCGGATGATCGACGCGGCGTTGCGGCAGACCGCCCGGATCGCCCGGCTCGCCGACGGCCTGCTGGACCTGCACCGCATCGACAGCTCCGGTCATCTCAAGCTCGATCGTGCGGCCCACCCGGCACAGTCCCTGGTCAAGGACGCTCTGCAGTACGTCCGAGCCGACGCTGACATTCGTACCGAAATTGGTCCTGGTGTCTTGATCTTCGTGGACAAGCAGCGGTTCGAGCAGATCCTGTTGAATCTCGTGACGAACGCCCTCCGGTACGGCGCACCGCCCGTCGTCATCAGCGTCGTGCGCGACGGCCCGGCCGACCGGCTCGAAGTCCGTGATCACGGCCCGGGCATCCCCGACGAGCTGCGGACCCGGCTCTTCGGTCAGTTCGCGGTCGGCGGCAAGCAGGGCGTCGGCCTGGGACTCTGGATCGTCCGGCAGTTGGCGGAGGCGCACGGCGGCACGGCGGTGGCCGAGGCGCGCGACCCCGGGGTGGCGATGGTGGTCACGTTCCCGTTCAATCAGACCCCATGATCTCCCGACCGCGGCAGCCGACCATGGATCAGGTCGCCGCGGCGGCCGGCGTCTCCCGCGCCACCGTCTCCCGCGTGATAAACAACGCGGCCTCCGTCGCTCCGTCGATCCGTTCCGCCGTGGAGCGGGCGATCGCCCAGACCGGGTACGTGCCGAACGTCGCCGCGCGCAGCCTCGTCACCCGCCGGTCCGACTCCGTCGCCCTGGTGATCAGCGAGCCGGACCGTCCCGACGATCACTCGTTCCTCAACCGGATCTTCACCGACCCGTACTTCGGCCGTGTCACCGCCGGCGCCACCGGAGCGCTCCGCCCGCACGACGTGCACCTGGTCGTCGTGCCGACCGACGCGTCCGATCATCACCGGGTGGTCCGCTACCTGCGGCAGGGCCACGTCGACGGCGTCCTGCTGATCAGCAGCAACGAGCACGATCCGCTGCCGGCGCAGGTGCACGCTCTGGGCATCCCGGCCGTCCTGTCGTCCCGGCCGTCCGGTCCGCTGCCGGTCAGCTACGTCGACGTCGACCAGCGGGCCGGCGCCGCGCTCGCCGCCGGTCACCTGCTCGCACGGGGGTGCCGGCGGCTCGCCACGATCAACGGGCCGCTGGACATCCCGGCGGGTTCCGAGCGCCTCGACGGTTTCCGGTCATTCCTGTCCGCGCGGGGCTTCGCGGACATCCCCGCGGTCACCGGCGACTTCACCCGGGCCGGCGGCGAGGCGGCCGCCCGGGCGCTGCTGGCCGCGGATCCCGGGATCGACGGCCTCTTCGTGGCCAGCGACCTGATGGCCGAGGGCGCTCTGCGGGCGGTCCAGGACCACGGCCGCCGGGTCCCCGAGGACGTGGCGGTGGTCGGCTTCGACGATTCCAGCGCCGCCCTGGAATGCCGGCCGCCGCTCACCACGGTCCGTCAGCCGGTGGAGGAGATGGCCGCCGAGATGGCCGCGCTGCTGCTGGCCCAGATCGCGAGTCCGGGCCGCTCTCCGCGATCCGTCGTCTTCCAGCCGACCCTCGTCATCCGCGACTCCGCTTGACGTTATGGAGCAGGAACCGATGGCTGGGCCACCGCGCGGATGGCGGCTGCGACCTCGGGGACGCGGGGTGACGGGAGGCCGGCCAGGTTGATGCGGCCCGTCGGCAGGCCGTAGACGCCGTGGTCCACGCGCAGGCTCTCCATCGCCTCGGGCGACAGGGGAAGAGTCAGGAACATGCCCCGCTGGGTGGACAGGCCGGCGAAGCCCGGCAGGTCGGACAGGCGCAGCGCCAGGCCACTGCGCAGCCGGCCGAGACGCAGGCGCATCGACTCCAGTTCGTCGCGCCAGCAGGACCGCAGCGACGGGTCGGTGAGGATCTCGGCGACCAGGGCGGCGCCGTGGGCCGGCGGCTGCGAATAGCTGACCCGGGCCGCGCCTTCGAGGAGGGCACGGTCGCGGGCGGGGCTGGTTCCGATCACCAGGGCGGCGCCGACCCGCTCGCTGTAGAGGCCCCACGCCTTGGAGCCGCTGACCGCGACGTACGCCTCCGGGACCACCCGCAGCAGCCGCCGCATCCCGTCGAGATCGGCTTCCAGCCCGTCGCCGAGGCCGAAATACGCCTGGTCGATGAAGGGGACGACGCCACGGCGGTACAGCACCTCGGCCAGCGCGTCCCAGTCCGAGGCCGGCATCTGATAGCCCGTCGGGTTGTGGCAGCAGCCCTGGATCATCAGCACGTCACCGGGCCGGGCCACCGAGGCGGCGGCGAGCATGTCCGCGACGGGATGGGTGTCCACCCGCAGTCCGGCGGCCCGGAGGACGCCCTGATGGTTGACGTACGCGGGCACGCCGAGGTGCACGGTCCGATCCGGGCCGGTCGCGGCGATCAGCTCGGCGAGCAGGCGGAGCGCCCCGGTTCCGGCGACCGTCTGCACCGCCGTGGCACGCGCCCGCACCGACGGGTCGTCCAGGATCAGCTCGCTGATCGAGGCGAGGAACCGGTGATCACCGGACGGTCCGACGTACGCCTTGGTGGTGGAGGAACGCGCCAAGCGCGACTCCGCGGCACGGACCGCGCGCATGATCGGGCTCGCGCCGCTGTCGTCGCGGTAGACGCCGACGATCAGGTCGAGCCGCCCGGGCCGCGTGTCACGACCGCACGCCGCCGTGAGCTCCCACAACGGATCGGCGCTGAGCAGCATCTGAATTCTCTTTCGTCGATGTCTTCAAGAGCGGATAGAGCGCCACGCCGCCCACGATCAGTACGAGGCTGACCAGGGTCGCCGTGGTGATCGGCTCGCCGAGCAACGGCACCGCCGTGATCGTCGTGAGCACCGGGGCGAGTGCGCCGAGGCAGGCCGCCAGCCGCGGGCCGAGCCGCCTGATCGCGATCGAGTAGCCGATCGACGCGATCACGCCGACGCCGATCCCCTGCACCACGAGGTAGATCAGCGCGTCCCGGTCGAGGCTGAGGTGTGACGGGGCGAGTCCGGATCCGATCAGCGATGCGGTGATCAGCGCGGAAGGAGCGCAGAGGACCAGCGCGGCGCCGACCGGATCGAGCCGGGTGGCCCGCAGCGCCAGGGTGTAGACGCTCCAGATCAGGCCGGCGATCAGCAGCACGACGATGCCGGGCCCGGTGCGCCAGGAGAGCGAGGCCGCGACGCCGAGGAGGATCACGCCGAGCGCGGCGGCTTGCGCCTTGCTGATCCGCAGACCCCAGATCTTGTACGAGAGAAGCGCCACGAAGACCGGCACCACCCCCGGGATCACGAGTCCCACCAGGGCCGCGGTGGTGAGCGAGCCGCCGAGCGCGGAGATCGCGAAGTAGGGGAGGCCGGCGCCCGCGCAGAGCGCCGCGATCACCGCCGGACGCTCACCGGACAACGATCGTAGTGTGCGCGGAATCCACGGCGACAACAGCACTACGGGCGTAGTGAAGCGGAGGAGGGCCGCGTCCATGGTGGTGAGCGACGACGCCCCGATGCCGCGGATGCTGAGCGCGAACCCGGCCCAGACCACGACGGTGGCCGCCATCGCCGCGAGGCCGGTCTTGACACCTGTCACACCCGGAACGTTATGCGTCCGGCCGCCGCAGGCGATTGCTAATTCGTGCGCTGGAGGCGGCTTTGTTGGCAGAATCTGCTAATGCGCGACCTCGACGACATCGACCGCCGGATCCTGCTCGAACTGCAGCGCGACGGCCGCCTCAGCAACCAGGAACTCGCCGACCGGGTGGGCCTCTCCCCGTCGCCGTGTCTGCGAAGGGTCAGGCTGCTCGAAGAAGCGGGCGTGATCGCCGGTTACCGCGCGGTGATCGATCAGGAGTCGGTGGGCCTGCCGATCACCGCGTTCGTCCGGATCACCCTGCAATCCCACGAGCACGATCTCGTCGAGCAGGTGGAGCAGCGTCTCCGCGAGGTGCCGGAGATCGTCGAGGCGTACCTGCTCGCCGGCGACCAGGACTACCTGCTCAAGGTCACCGTCGCGTCGTTCTCCTCGTACGAGGACTTCACTCGTACCCGCCTGCGCACCATCCCGGGCCTCGCCTCGATGCAGACCACCTTCGCGTTCGCCACCACGAAGACGGTCTCGCCCCTCCCGATCCGCTCCCATTAGGATCCGTGAGGCGTCCCTGTCCGGGATCGTCGCCCGAAAGCGGTAGGCGAGGACGGCGCGCCGGCGCCTTCCGGGCGGGCACAATGACGCCATGCCCGCGAGAGCCGCGTTGTCGGAGCTGCCGAACCCGTACGAGTTCGCGAGCCCGATCACCCGCCCGGAGCGTCTCGCCGGACGCCGTTCCGAGCTGAGCGACATCCGGTACTACCTGCGGCATGCGCGCCACGAGCGCCCGGTCAACCTGGCGCTCGTCGGTGAGCGCGCGGCCGGCAAGACCAGCCTGCTCAACATCATCGACCACGAGGCGAAGCAGCTCGGGCTGCTGACCGCCCGGATCAACCTGACCACCGGCGACGCCGATCCGACGGACCTGTTCGGGAAGATCTACGAGGCGGTGGTCGACGCCGTGATCTCGGCCGGTCATCTCTTCCAGCCCGGGTCCGACGAGGACCGGATCTACCACAAGATCATGGTCGAGCTGGATCCGGCGGCCGACAACCTGGACTTCCCGCTGCGGTTCCCGGCCCACTACGCGGGGGCGGTGAAGAGCGGCCGGCAGATCTCCGAGCCGAAACTGATGAAGGACCTGGAGACGCTCCGGCGCGCCTGCGGCACCGCGTGCGTGCTGCTCTTCGACGAGTGTGACGTGCTCAAGGAACGGGTCGCGCTGGAGATGCTGCGCAACGTCTTCATGAACACGCCGGGCTACCAGCTGGTGCTCACCGGCACGCCGGGCATGTTCCCGCTCTTCGACGACGTGTTCTCGCCGATCATCAGGCAGTTCAAGAAGATCCATGTGGACCCGTTCCGGCAGGAGAGCGAGACCGAGAGCTGCCTGCGCGGGCCGCTCGACCTGATGGGCCTGCCGGTGGACGACCTGATCCCGCACGGTCTCGTGCTCACCCACGACGTGCACGAGCTGTCCGGCGGCCGGCCGTACGAGATCCAGCTGCTCGGCCACCTGATGTTCAAGATGGTCCAGGAGCGCAAGGCGG comes from the Actinoplanes sp. OR16 genome and includes:
- a CDS encoding discoidin domain-containing protein, whose product is MKRRLLSAAALGGLLTAFLAVPAASAEGLTAAGRSTAAGGLTAAGGLTAAGGLTAAQRLAAAEVLVSQNKPATASSSEWAGTPAASGVDGDNGTRWSSAFAATQWFQVDLGASTAVSRVAINWEAAYAKAFQIQLSTNGSTWTTAYSTTTGAGGQQSIPVTGTARYIRINLSQRALEAYGYSFWEFQVYAGEQTNPTSGLLSYGKPARASTEQNDPQCNPCTADKAFDNDPASRWATNPTGGWTDPGWIQVDLGATAQISQVVLQWDPAYARSYQIQVSADAANWSTIYSTTTGDGLKDVINATGAGRYVRMYGTARSSAYGYSLWEFSVYGTGGNPTAPPAKPADPVFPATRLVFADEFNGAAGSKPDTSKWTYDPGFPQNGEVQYYTPDSQNASMNGTGALVIEARKEASNGRDYTSHRMNTSNKFSVQYGRIEARVKVPKGNGLWPAFWLMGDDFLQGRPWPYNGEIDIMEVLGRNTAEAYSTLHAPAYNGAGGYGQKYATADLSQDFHTWAAEWDSKGIRFFLDGNLVFTANKETVENTRGPWIFDHKFYLILNLAVGGDFPGPIDATTPFPSRMLVDYVRVYQ
- a CDS encoding DUF1996 domain-containing protein; protein product: MRRLLAVIVGLFVIALPGEASAADPLISQGKAATASSTESAAFPASNAVDGDAGTRWSSAFSDPQWLQVDLGSSAAISSVVIDWEAAYARTYAVKASADGQSWTTLYSTAAGAGGRQALTVSGTGRYVRVESTVRATQWGISIKELQVYGVTAAPPNVVRVAEFLADCPFSHRLPDDPIIFPGLPGASHMHSFFGSTVTNAHSTVDTLLNANSNCNPSIDKSSYWIPTLYRDDAPVEPVTGIFYYLGEGVRDDLIAQTQPLPLGLRIVAGNAKATGPADNTIARWSCLHAGHVGSSPDFVNCPAGSMLESYLDFPHCWDGRNLDSADHKSHMAYPVNNACPATHPVVVPKLRQVMRYPVTGDPARLRLASGAGYTMHGDFFNAWPVAEMARRVNDCIRPIIKCGVDGRP
- a CDS encoding sensor histidine kinase KdpD, which produces MQSGLLKLLGTGPREAARQAAVLLTVAGLLALLGIVNDRSHADRLVTVALCDALLAIIGFTLPWNRMRPWSPALLGLAAFAVLGLSTWSFGGVSTGTGPFLVLVYSWAALHFPRWILLLYLAPATVAFMLPLILTGQPQAVVGSAVILIPVALAVALLIEAQARHLRDDRARLARIEEWRAGMVSTLAHDVRAPLSTVRGVLEELQDSCSGVERRMIDAALRQTARIARLADGLLDLHRIDSSGHLKLDRAAHPAQSLVKDALQYVRADADIRTEIGPGVLIFVDKQRFEQILLNLVTNALRYGAPPVVISVVRDGPADRLEVRDHGPGIPDELRTRLFGQFAVGGKQGVGLGLWIVRQLAEAHGGTAVAEARDPGVAMVVTFPFNQTP
- a CDS encoding LacI family DNA-binding transcriptional regulator, whose translation is MISRPRQPTMDQVAAAAGVSRATVSRVINNAASVAPSIRSAVERAIAQTGYVPNVAARSLVTRRSDSVALVISEPDRPDDHSFLNRIFTDPYFGRVTAGATGALRPHDVHLVVVPTDASDHHRVVRYLRQGHVDGVLLISSNEHDPLPAQVHALGIPAVLSSRPSGPLPVSYVDVDQRAGAALAAGHLLARGCRRLATINGPLDIPAGSERLDGFRSFLSARGFADIPAVTGDFTRAGGEAAARALLAADPGIDGLFVASDLMAEGALRAVQDHGRRVPEDVAVVGFDDSSAALECRPPLTTVRQPVEEMAAEMAALLLAQIASPGRSPRSVVFQPTLVIRDSA
- a CDS encoding aminotransferase class I/II-fold pyridoxal phosphate-dependent enzyme, coding for MLLSADPLWELTAACGRDTRPGRLDLIVGVYRDDSGASPIMRAVRAAESRLARSSTTKAYVGPSGDHRFLASISELILDDPSVRARATAVQTVAGTGALRLLAELIAATGPDRTVHLGVPAYVNHQGVLRAAGLRVDTHPVADMLAAASVARPGDVLMIQGCCHNPTGYQMPASDWDALAEVLYRRGVVPFIDQAYFGLGDGLEADLDGMRRLLRVVPEAYVAVSGSKAWGLYSERVGAALVIGTSPARDRALLEGAARVSYSQPPAHGAALVAEILTDPSLRSCWRDELESMRLRLGRLRSGLALRLSDLPGFAGLSTQRGMFLTLPLSPEAMESLRVDHGVYGLPTGRINLAGLPSPRVPEVAAAIRAVAQPSVPAP
- a CDS encoding DMT family transporter; its protein translation is MTGVKTGLAAMAATVVVWAGFALSIRGIGASSLTTMDAALLRFTTPVVLLSPWIPRTLRSLSGERPAVIAALCAGAGLPYFAISALGGSLTTAALVGLVIPGVVPVFVALLSYKIWGLRISKAQAAALGVILLGVAASLSWRTGPGIVVLLIAGLIWSVYTLALRATRLDPVGAALVLCAPSALITASLIGSGLAPSHLSLDRDALIYLVVQGIGVGVIASIGYSIAIRRLGPRLAACLGALAPVLTTITAVPLLGEPITTATLVSLVLIVGGVALYPLLKTSTKENSDAAQRRSVVGAHGGVRS
- a CDS encoding Lrp/AsnC family transcriptional regulator encodes the protein MRDLDDIDRRILLELQRDGRLSNQELADRVGLSPSPCLRRVRLLEEAGVIAGYRAVIDQESVGLPITAFVRITLQSHEHDLVEQVEQRLREVPEIVEAYLLAGDQDYLLKVTVASFSSYEDFTRTRLRTIPGLASMQTTFAFATTKTVSPLPIRSH